From Ipomoea triloba cultivar NCNSP0323 chromosome 5, ASM357664v1, the proteins below share one genomic window:
- the LOC116019870 gene encoding lysine-specific demethylase JMJ25 isoform X3 — protein MQLGEGGGGGCGVGGDDEKQRCKRANSTVGWRCKNKALDGGVYCEKHLIWHRKVAAKSRMNRLRNSTSGAAVSGGRNSGAASHGDGVVLAGGSTETEVRRVQKRKHDGVLGSENLNVGVKKRNLDNLEGIALNDDQGGLEGLGENKKNADIDKTGEILLQSVDAFCGNGIGGVNKDEGERIHLETKAEDKSNVLVEGHEKSSVSQSTGTLCRKRGRPKGSKNKKKPVLGDRSGAAMLPSDGHCGGVTIEKKHDLEPLIFENSEVGVIVNEFSVCSVSRVGIKMGRGRPKGSKNKKKTVLGDESGKLLLLDSQYGGNEGSGMIVEKKNECELAIVVTGEDGGVLNEVADDNGDGIINEKDEHDWPNDLSSKKVFANPGKKIKQKNIAIDNAEDGAIEVGDGAIKWENGHESPKSKKRGRGRPKGSKGRKNLAAENGGRKIVNENLRQKKGRGRPKGSKKKLQLIATSEGTNVDSELSLAEPGCVQELDQADPTTSVVVFGTSAYGMEDSLGENKQRNTRTSRRISDAISWKDYGSLMCHQCMKNNKAGIIICSKCKKKRYCFECIAKWYPERTNNEIENACPFCCGNCNCTTCLQGDIRAQAHKEEADKEAHLQRSLYLLLNILPLLRHIQEEQRAELDVEARIRGVQVTEEDITKSIVDEDDRVYCDNCNTSIVNFHRNCPNPDCAYDICLNCCRELRCGFPLGLTEAQSKSVERPSDHNAVLNKKSSSDVGERPDALLGKHDMSSGWKAKPDGSIPCPPMECGGCGSSLLALRCIFEPNWVSELIKGAEELTSNCQLPEIDFSQPCPMCLTVNSVGKGDHHNVRRAAFRENGQDNLLYCPNAIDLLDQEFMHFQMHWRRGEPVIVRNAQATASGLSWEPMVMWRAFRNARKKLNEESFSVKAIDCLDWCEVEINIHQFFRGYLEGRKHRNGWPEMLKLKDWPPTNLFEECLPRHDAEFVSMLPFHDYTNPRSGSLNLATKLPDGSLKPDLGPKTYIAYGSEEELGRGDSVSKLHCDISDAVNILTHTTKVNFTSRQRRRIEKLRKQFGIEDLKELYGSANQKDTESETSEIKYSGGGKFDDKNSCLLENGNGEKEVEDLERLPSSECMVGPDTTSLVLGIHSDSGTDSSALPEADITLAEHPLESGKGCLDVEHGGALWDIFRREDVPKLTEYLRKHWKEFRHINNVPVNSVAHPIHDQTFYLNEKHKKQLKDEFDVEPWTFEQYLGEAVFIPAGCPHQVRNRQSCIKVAVDFVSPENVQECIRLTEEFRVLPKSHRSKQDILEVKKLALYAARVAVDEARNLLMELPSREEDEHVEEGLLNPSFASC, from the exons ATGCAGCTCGGTGAAGGCGGCGGCGGTGGCTGTGGCGTCGGCGGCGATGATGAGAAGCAGAGGTGTAAAAGGGCTAATTCAACAGTAGGGTGGAGGTGCAAAAATAAAGCCTTGGACGGTGGTGTTTACTGTGAAAAACACTTGATATGGCACCGCAAAGTAGCTGCCAAATCGAGGATGAACAGGCTTCGTAATTCCACTTCCGGGGCGGCCGTTTCCGGTGGTCGGAATTCTGGTGCGGCGTCTCACGGTGACGGCGTTGTTCTTGCTGGGGGGAGTACGGAAACGGAAGTTAGGCGGGTGCAGAAACGGAAGCATGATGGGGTTTTGGGGTCTGAGAATTTGAATGTGGGAGTTAAGAAGAGAAATTTGGATAATCTCGAAGGGATTGCCCTTAATGATGATCAAGGAGGGCTGGAGGGTTTGggggaaaataagaaaaatgctGACATTGACAAAACCGGGGAAATTTTGTTGCAATCTGTTGATGCTTTTTGTGGTAATGGAATTGGAGGTGTAAATAAGGATGAGGGTGAAAGGATTCATCTTGAAACGAAGGCCGAGGATAAATCGAATGTTCTTGTTGAAGGTCATGAAAAGTCATCTGTGAGTCAATCTACTGGTACTTTATGCAGGAAGAGGGGCAGACCGAAAGGTtcaaagaataagaagaaaCCTGTTTTAGGTGACAGATCCGGGGCGGCTATGCTGCCATCTGATGGTCACTGTGGTGGTGTGACTATTGAGAAGAAGCATGATCTTGAACCATTGATATTTGAAAATAGTGAGGTTGGGGTAATTGTAAATGAATTTTCTGTCTGTAGTGTTAGCAGAGTTGGGATAAAAATGGGGAGGGGCAGACCTAAGGGTtcaaagaataagaagaaaacCGTTCTAGGTGATGAATCTGGGAAGTTGCTCTTGTTGGACAGCCAATATGGTGGTAATGAAGGTAGTGGTATGATTGTTGAAAAGAAGAACGAATGTGAATTAGCGATTGTTGTAACTGGAGAGGATGGGGGAGTCCTTAATGAAGTTGCTGATGATAATGGAGATGGGATAATCAACGAGAAGGATGAACATGATTGGCCCAATGATCTAAGTAGCAAGAAAGTTTTTGCCAATCCGGGTAAGAAAATCAAGCAAAAGAACATTGCAATTGATAATGCAGAAGATGGGGCTATTGAAGTTGGGGATGGGGCTATAAAGTGGGAGAACGGACATGAGTCGCCAAAGAGCAAGAAACGTGGCCGTGGCCGACCCAAGGGTTCAAAAGGTAGGAAAAATCTGGCAGCTGAGAATGGTGGGAGAAAAATTGTAAATGAAAACCTCAGGCAGAAGAAGGGCCGGGGCAGGCCCAAGGGCTCCAAGAAGAAACTCCAACTGATTGCTACTAGTGAAGGCACAAATGTAGACTCTGAACTGTCCTTAGCTGAACCAGGCTGTGTTCAGGAATTGGATCAAGCAGACCCAACAACTTCTGTCGTTGTGTTTGGAACATCTGCTTACGGTATGGAGGACAGCCTTGGTGagaacaaacaaagaaatactCGGACTTCACGCAGAATATCA GATGCTATCAGTTGGAAGGATTATGGGAGTCTAATGTGCCATCAATGCATGAAAAACAATAAAGCTGGCATAATCATCTGCTCAAAATGCAAAAAGAAACGCTACTGCTTTGAATGCATTGCAAAGTG GTATCCAGAGAGAACAAACAACGAAATTGAGAATGCCTGCCCTTTTTGTTGCGGCAATTGCAATTGCACAACTTGCCTTCAAGGGGATATACGAGCACAG GCTCACAAAGAGGAAGCTGATAAAGAAGCGCATTTGCAAAGGTCTCTGTATTTGCTGTTAAATATTCTGCCACTTCTCAGGCATATCCAAGAAGAGCAAAGGGCTGAGCTAGATGTTGAAGCCAGAATACGTG GTGTCCAAGTGACAGAGGAAGATATAACAAAGTCCATAGTTGATGAGGATGACCGAGTATACTG TGACAACTGCAATACGTCCATTGTCAATTTCCACAGAAACTGCCCAAATCCTGATTGTGCTTATGATATTTGTCTCAATTGCTGCCGGGAACTAAGATGTGGTTTTCCACTGGGACTTACTGAAGCTCAATCAAAGTCTGTTGAAAGACCAAGTGATCATAATGCTGTTCTAAATAAAAAGTCATCTTCAGATGTTGGGGAAAGGCCAGATGCTCTCTTGGGGAAACATGACATGTCTTCCGGTTGGAAAGCAAAACCAGATGGTAGCATACCTTGTCCTCCTATGGAGTGTGGTGGTTGTGGTTCTTCACTGCTAGCACTACGGTGCATATTTGAACCTAATTGGGTGAGTGAACTAATCAAAGGCGCGGAGGAACTTACTTCCAATTGTCAGTTACCCGAAATTGATTTCTCGCAACCTTGTCCAATGTGCCTTACCGTCAATTCCGTGGGAAAGGGTGATCACCATAATGTAAGGCGAGCAGCTTTTAGGGAGAACGGCCAGGATAATTTGCTGTATTGTCCTAACGCTATTGACTTGCTGGACCAAGAGTTTATGCATTTTCAAATGCATTGGAGAAGAGGTGAGCCCGTTATTGTGAGAAATGCTCAAGCCACGGCCTCTGGCCTCAGCTGGGAGCCAATGGTAATGTGGCGAGCTTTCAGAAATGCAAGGAAAAAGTTGAACGAAGAGAGTTTCTCCGTAAAGGCAATTGACTGCTTAGATTGGTGTGAG GTTGAGATAAATATTCACCAGTTCTTCAGGGGATACTTAGAAGGACGCAAGCATCGTAACGGGTGGCCGGAAATGTTAAAGTTGAAGGATTGGCCGCCAACTAATTTATTCGAAGAATGTTTGCCAAGACACGATGCTGAATTTGTTTCCATGCTTCCCTTCCATGATTACACCAATCCTAGATCGGGTTCTCTGAATCTAGCTACTAAGCTCCCCGATGGATCCTTAAAGCCAGATTTGGGCCCTAAAACTTACATCGCTTATGGATCAGAAGAAGAACTCGGAAGAGGTGATTCCGTGTCTAAGCTGCACTGTGACATCTCCGATGCG GTCAATATACTGACACATACTACCAAAGTAAACTTTACTTCACGGCAAAGAAGAAGAATTGAGAAATTAAGGAAGCAGTTCgggattgaagatttgaaagaGCTTTATGGCAGTGCAAATCAAAAGGATACGGAGTCTGAAACATCTGAAATCAAATATAGTGGCGGAGGAAAATTTGACGATAAAAATTCTTGCTTGTTAGAAAATGGAAACGGTGAGAAGGAAGTTGAAGACCTAGAGCGGCTTCCCAGTAGTGAGTGCATGGTTGGTCCTGATACAACTTCCTTAGTTCTCGGGATACATTCTGATTCTGGCACCGATAGCTCAGCTCTTCCAGAAGCAGACATCACCCTAGCAGAACATCCTCTTGAAAGCGGTAAAGGTTGTCTGGATGTTGAACATGGTGGTGCTTTATGGGACATCTTCCGTAGAGAGGATGTGCctaagttaacggaatatttgCGGAAGCATTGGAAGGAATTTCGCCATATTAACAACGTTCCTGTGAATTCT GTCGCTCATCCTATTCACGACCAGACATTTTATCTGAATGAGAAGCACAAGAAACAGCTGAAGGATGAATTCG ATGTTGAGCCTTGGACATTTGAACAATACTTGGGCGAGGCTGTCTTCATTCCTGCAGGATGTCCACATCAAGTTCGAAATAGACAG TCCTGCATTAAAGTTGCGGTTGACTTTGTATCCCCCGAAAACGTTCAAGAGTGCATCCGGTTGACCGAGGAGTTTCGCGTTCTTCCCAAATCCCACAGGTCTAAGCAAGATATATTGGAG GTAAAGAAGTTGGCGCTTTATGCCGCTAGGGTTGCTGTTGATGAGGCGAGGAATCTATTGATGGAACTACC GTCAAGAGAAGAAGATGAACATGTTGAAGAAGGTTTGCTTAATCCAAGCTTTGCTTCATGTTGA